The stretch of DNA AGGTACAATGATCTTTtgggaaatatatatacaatattcttTTGGATCCCTTTCTTGATGCAGTCcttcgttaatttaaaattgattttctttctaattaaaatcacACAATCAAAACACGTAAAGCGCTTGAGTGATTAACGATTGAAGATAAGTTTCTgtgataaatttaactttagaaaagaaaatagataaaaaaatatagaattcttcaagtaattttactttgacttaaattgagtaaaattttctttatttgttgCTCGATTAAAGCAAATATCAATGTTATGCCATTCTCGTTGTCAGTTGTgagaaattttgcatatattttttacatatgaaatggaaaaattaagattaatcgTAGAATTATCAATTTTGACGCATTTTAAATGATTGCGCCGaatgttttaatttcaacgaatatcaaatatttatcagtGCAAACTGAATTAACAAATGCATAATCTccatttttactttaaactcTTGGAATTTGCTTATTCATGAAATAGCctttatattatcttatacctaaatttatctaaatttattgatatttaaattaaagtggATTTCCGCCAACGAATATAACACATCAAAAACAATCTTATCGCtgatttattatctttatttatgattGTTTACTCATgattatttacattacagATTTCCGAAGCCTTTGAGGACTTTCGCAGCGGTAGTGGCCATCATCATCATGATTATTGGTCTGGTTGGCAATCTACTGACGATCGTTGCTCTTTGTAAATATCCCAAAGTTCGCAACGTTGCGGCAGCTTTTATCATaaggtaaaattatttatttttacgtttatttaactaaagtataatgaaaattatgcaaatttttaaaaagaattaaagttaaaataattaaattcagaaagaaataatcaaattttttagcatatttttttttaatttggcatttgttaaatattttaaaatacaccGAAAATGCGCAATATTTCGATGCTATCTAAAGTGTGATTGTTttcggtttttttttgtaatttatgacGCTGCATACGTATGCTGTTATCTGTTCGTTACTATCTTGCTATTATCACTTGTCGTATTGTCACGTCATtctgtattgtatattttcttaaattgatattgtaataagtaaaataaccTCGTAcgcgataattataaattaataaatcgcgTTTTTAATCAACATCTTTGGAtggattttcaaatatttttattctgtaaatatttattgttaattttaatttgtaatttatttattcatatatttatacgttATGGTAGaagattaaaatgttttaaaacgcaaacgtatattatttatcatacgCGAAGACGCGGAACGCAAGTAGTTTAGGCGTAGCATAAACGCGACGATGTGCAAagtaaattaacaattaaattttcgatttttcttttcgttgcCTGCAAACGGATATTTAGAGTTTTAgaacttttgtcatttttcTGAATGTCTACGTTAATTAAACTGAAATTAATCAATCGTTGATGCAACAGTTTATGTTTCGCGGACTTCGTGTTCTGCCTGCTGGTGCTGCCGTTTGATTCCATTCGGTTTGTCAACGCCAGCTGGACGGATGTACGATTCTTCTGCATTTTCGTGCCTTTTTTGAGGTACGGAAACGTCGGCGTCAGTCTTCTGTCTGTCGCAGCTATTACTATCAATAGGTgagtatctttttttatttcgaaattttcccggattaataaaatttagtgcacaacaaaattaaagtgaatataaaattatagataaaattttgatttctttcAGATATATTATGATAGCGCATCATGCTATATACAGCAAAGTTTATAAGAAATACTGGATCGCCACGATGATAGTCTTCTGCTGGTTGTTTTCTTACGGAATGCAGATACCAACACTATTAGGAGTGTGgggtaattttaattaattactatcgatgattatttcattatttataatccgAGGAAAATTGTCTAAAAGATTTCaacgaaaaatcatcgtatttatttaaagaaatcttgcaatcaatattaaagtaacaaacgtttaaattgCCATTGCTcgatttttagaaatttaacaaAGAACAGTGATTATTTGATCGaacatttaatacaaatttgcaTCAAAGTATTTTAAACGGTGATAATTTTGCGAATTTTGagagaattaataaataatatcgattGTTTGATAGAccgattattaaaataattggttTTAATAATCGGAGATGATCTTTCGATCGAAATTAAAACctttgcatttaatattttattttcaattgtgGCTCTTGATCAGGAAAGTTTGACTTCGATCCTAATCTGGAGACCTGCTCCATCGTGAAGGATCGTTACGGTTACACTTCCAAGacgtttctttttatcatGGGATTTTTGATACCCTGCATGGTGATCGTCGGCTGCTACGCCAAAATATTCTGGGTGGTACACAAGTAATTCACGTTTTTGCAAtggaatatcttttttttacagcCGTTGCTCtctcattatattaattgatcgaATTCTAATTAACGTTGCAGATCTGAATCGAGGATGCGAAAGCACGCGGGACCGACGATAAAGTCGCCGCACACGCCCGGCAGAGACATCAGAGAGCTAAAGCAAAAGCGCAGCGAGTGGAGGATCACGAAGATGGTGCTGGTGATCTTCCTCAGCTTTCTCGCGTGCTATCTGCCGATCACTATCGTCAAGGTGGCCGACGCGCAGGTCAGATGTCCCGGTAAGTATAGACTCAgagaacaaaaaagaaaacaatacaaGCCAAATCTCGatggttaaaaaaatttataaaaattgacgtattaaaacattatttccgCACTTCAAGAACAATTCCAGAGATTTTTCTCTGCTGAAGCACAAGGGAAAGCAATCATTGTCTCGAAAGAAGTATCTTCTTCTCTTGCATCCTTTGATCTTTGAAAGAAGTAGCGgcttttttatcttcttttttttatgctgattttaatttataaaccgTATAACACGTCGAACACGTTTCAGAGTGTCACGTTCTGGGATATCTGCTGTTGTACTTTGCGTCGTGCGTGAACCCGATCATCTACGTGATCATGAACAAGCAGTACAGGCAGGCGTACGCCGGCGTGATCGGCTGCACGTGGATAAGGATGAGTCTGACACCGTACGGCAGCAGTGCGCCGGGCGGCGTCGGCGGCGGTCATCAGGGCCACCATCAGCAGGACCAAGGTAACTTCGAGCAACGTCATGCGGTAACTCTCACCAAGCTCTGATCGAGCTAAGCGACCACTCGCTCACTTCGTAAGTCAAGGGCACCAAGTTCGCTGCTTTCCCTAAGTTGATTTGCCGCTCTGGTTAATCGTCGCTTGGTCAGTCTGCGTTGTGTGTTGTGTGCTAACAATCGATTAATCGCATCCCTCAATCGTTGATTGATACTTGAGCTTAACACGTTTCAAATTGTTCTGGAGCACGAATGAGCGAGACACAGTGGACGACTGTCGTTGAATATTTCAACGACTTTGAGAATTAacaagtatttattattaacaagtaGTGATTTGTCTAATTACAATTTCTAACGACTCCCTGCTATCTAATAATCGATTCATATGTAATGAAGACTTTGTGCCGACAGTTGAATCAAGGCTGGTTGAAATTTAGAAGGCATACAtttagagttatttttttagcaattttaactactttaaaatacaatactCTACATATGatagtttttttaacattttacgactattaataatttgtttaacttcttgaatcttttatatagtattatataaaatttttttcaagaatcaTGTATCTGTCATTGCTTAAGAAAAGCCTGCTTTGCTATCTATCGTCGATtgtcataattatttgtttcctTCGCGTACTTAAAACGTAAATGCGATTGCAACTATGAAAAAAACAGtcaacgttttatttttcaattgcagACTATTCGAAAGATTTCAGTAAAACGATGGTATCGACGGTTTCTATCGCCATGAATCCTGTGCGAGGTGCGCAATTCCAAGAAGAGCCGTGAAGAACTGTGCCAGAAGCTGACGTCGAAAGATGGAAGAAAGAACAGATGTCTTTCTGTTTatgaaaggaaagaaaggaaaagaagaaaaaaaaaagaacgaattAATCCTCGTAACAGCGTAACTGTGTTATCGAGCcggattatattttcttcatacTTTAGTATGATTGAATACACACTTTATAAATTCTCTTGCTAAAAGcaagcaaattttaaatatgtcgtacgaatatttaatttccgaGACACTCGGAATAGTCGAGAAGTTACCTTAGCTGCAAACCAGATTTTTACCAAAGGTTGTCATGTATTTGTTGCATGttgtaaataaaacacaatagatttatattgtcttatatttaaaataaacattttataattggagtaataattataataaataagttatttgtgTCAGTTCATTAGAGTTacgtaaatttgtaaaaagaactACGTTAAAGGTTAatctgttataaatatattaatctataaataatgtatgtttaaaaacatatatatattttaatgtgtgtgtgtgcgcgcgcgcgcgcgtgtgtgtgtgtaaaagatgaaaaaacattagataaaaataaaaaatcatacctgaaaaattatacctaaaaaataaaacatttaattaaaggcTGAAACACTTGTTAGTACATTTGCAAGGTGCAATACTTCTAAAATAGTgtagataatattatatatatatatatatatatatatatatatattttctactttaaattattcaaataattcaaatatataaaatatataaaatatcctaaTTTTATCCGaatctaaaacaaatatgtatatgcgtgTCATGATAAGAGCATGTGCAGTGTACGTAAACATGTGCAGCATAAAAAACTGAGAAGATCCGTTTTTGTCCCATGTCGCTACGTCAATTTTTCGCTGAGTTATAGCGTTTTGAAAATTCAGCACCTGTGCAGTCTATAAATAGACTGAAGATGCGCCACGAATGCGGAGGTGCTATTAATAGTTGATCTAGATTGATCAGTCATGTGGAAAAGGCAATGACCTGAAACACCTGTATAGATTGCGCGGCAGTAGCACCGGTCGGCCTATGTCGGAATTTGGTCGGAATCCTTCGGAATATCACGTGCGCATGGATCATGGATCGATTATCGAGATTGTCGATCTCTCATGGAAAAGTGCAGTAAACGAGTGTCATGTGAAAAGAAAGAGTTTAGCACGTTTGATAAGGTCagaatcatttattttcgggtaattaatttgaaagatgtcaattaattacaaaaacaaaattaatcctTTCGATACTTAACATAACAACGCGAAATAGATGCTATCAGCTCGGTTTACCAAATTTATAGGTTAAGACGGCATTGTACATATGCACTTTGTGATtgctataaatgtttttttagattgcatatatatatgcacaatATTCtacgcaaatatttttttgttctatatATCAATTCTTTGTACCGTAAGTATTAATGAGATTGTTGccaattgtacaataaaaatgagTTGATAAACTACATGAAGAAGAACGGAGTTAGTGCCATGAAGAATATTATGATGCTATTAATCCAGGTCTGCAATGcttctatatatatacgcgtgtagaagaataaaaaatgtgataaaaaaataatttcttaaatgcTAATCTTTTCAGGCGCCGATATtctgcttcttcttcttcttcgccctcagaaatattacaaatttaccTGTGGAGAGCTTGAAACAGGACGGCTTTTTGTGATTGACGGATCTCACCTGTACCTGatcctttttatttaatgcctATAATTACTAGTGTGACAATGTATATCAATCGAGCTCGCCAGATGGTGTTAATCTCCAAATGATGGGTGTGATGCGATACGTCATACGAGCTATGCTTTTCATCCTATTGCCATTCATGTTAAACTTCTCTGGTGTAAGTTGCAATAATATCGATGTTACTTCTACAGTCTTGATTTGAGGAGGATTACTTTTAGAGATTGTTTGTGTTcgtgaaatattaaagaagcatttattgttttaaacatACAGCAAgtgtattttactttatatattgctTGTAGGCTATTTTAACGTATTGGGTGTGAACAAATTTCATTTCTCTGACACGAACTGGTTTATTAAAGGTTCCATATATAAGAAAAGCTCTCTAAGCGAAGAATTCAAAGAATGTAAGTTACTTAAATTGGTGGTTTGATAAAGTCAAAAGAAAACacgcaatatatataacaataaaatatttattacacaatatattacacaaataaatataaagaaaatgtaaatataaatcaattaatttaaaataaaactgacaaatttattacatctAAGATAAACGTCGCAGAGGCCTATTTAAGAgttaatgattattaaaaatataactctttccattaaaataatactttttctattttttagtatatgcaGTAAAGATTAAAGGAGACTACAAATTaggccaaaaaaaaaaaacgaaattgaAACGGCTTCATggattttgatgaaatttgcAGGGAAGGTACAAACTGGATTTCTATCCATGGCaatgcatatatacatatatatatatatggataataatatccatatatatatatatatacaattatatgcaTTGTCATGGATAGAACCTAGTTCCGGGCGCCATTACTTGGGAACCATGACACCTAAGCCAAATCGCCATGgtcatttttcttctttcacccTAGACTACCTTTCCTgcaaatttcatcaaaatccATGAAGTCGTTTTCTATTTAGTTTTTTGTAGCCTAATTTGTGGTCTCCTTTTCATAAAGTTACATCAAACAGcatgaaacttttttaaaagtattaactaaatatgtatatatatatatatatatattgtatatttaatatatataataatatattatacacatatatttaatatgtatttctttaaaaaaaatatatattttaatatgtattgcggattttctacaaaactaaataaaatctatatcctagatatatttttgcattcttAAAGTCAtgtgaatttattttgaaaaaagtaaaaacttTACTGTGcgtatttacatatacatgtttacatataaaaataattatatatatttatatatatatatatataattataatatatgtatatgtatatgtatatatatatatgtaatttttaatatttatttattttattgtgtatttactatttattcaatGTCGTTGTTAATCAATCAACGCAATTGTctttacttaatttatatatgtcaaAAATCCTCgaagaaatgtaatatttctgttACGTACATCTTGAGTCAAATTGTTATTCTAATGAATTTTCTAAAGCAAAGATAGCCACTGCCGGGGATTGTTAATCAATATCTTGTCAATctcatgaatattaaaatctttctttaacaTGCGAGGTATTATGTTATTC from Linepithema humile isolate Giens D197 chromosome 2, Lhum_UNIL_v1.0, whole genome shotgun sequence encodes:
- the moody gene encoding G-protein coupled receptor moody isoform X1 codes for the protein MESLDRNLDTFSMAGIMDNVATWMPRVTDNTTNSIVDVELSRFPKPLRTFAAVVAIIIMIIGLVGNLLTIVALCKYPKVRNVAAAFIISLCFADFVFCLLVLPFDSIRFVNASWTDVRFFCIFVPFLRYGNVGVSLLSVAAITINRYIMIAHHAIYSKVYKKYWIATMIVFCWLFSYGMQIPTLLGVWGKFDFDPNLETCSIVKDRYGYTSKTFLFIMGFLIPCMVIVGCYAKIFWVVHKSESRMRKHAGPTIKSPHTPGRDIRELKQKRSEWRITKMVLVIFLSFLACYLPITIVKVADAQVRCPECHVLGYLLLYFASCVNPIIYVIMNKQYRQAYAGVIGCTWIRMSLTPYGSSAPGGVGGGHQGHHQQDQDYSKDFSKTMVSTVSIAMNPVRGAQFQEEP
- the moody gene encoding G-protein coupled receptor moody isoform X2: MESLDRNLDTFSMAGIMDNVATWMPRVTDNTTNSIVDVELSRFPKPLRTFAAVVAIIIMIIGLVGNLLTIVALCKYPKVRNVAAAFIISLCFADFVFCLLVLPFDSIRFVNASWTDVRFFCIFVPFLRYGNVGVSLLSVAAITINRYIMIAHHAIYSKVYKKYWIATMIVFCWLFSYGMQIPTLLGVWGKFDFDPNLETCSIVKDRYGYTSKTFLFIMGFLIPCMVIVGCYAKIFWVVHKSESRMRKHAGPTIKSPHTPGRDIRELKQKRSEWRITKMVLVIFLSFLACYLPITIVKVADAQVRCPECHVLGYLLLYFASCVNPIIYVIMNKQYRQAYAGVIGCTWIRMSLTPYGSSAPGGVGGGHQGHHQQDQGNFEQRHAVTLTKL